The Janthinobacterium lividum genome has a window encoding:
- a CDS encoding HlyD family type I secretion periplasmic adaptor subunit: MKLAKVETREEAKRGRLLIWSCTLALACVIAWASWAELDQVTRANGQVIASSRNQIIQVADGGVLAELRVHEGSVVKKGELLARFDRTRAETSYLESTAKAAGLKAAVARLQAEVFGGAPKFPSELQAFPEFRANQLALFSKRQGAVQAEVSSLESAMKLIKEELEMNLPLLETGDVSRAEVLKLRRQVVDIQAQITNRRNKYLQDSQTDLVKAQEDLAGVLQTVTQRKEQLGSTDIYAPTDGIVRNVRLTTLGGVAKPGEEILQIVPTDDDLIIEAKVKPADIAFIKPGLPTAVKLDAYDYGIYGRLRGTVSYISADTLNEDNKGNEQPYYRVQIKTSGRNLMGKNGEPILIQPGMTATVEINTGRKTVLRYLTKPITKTFSESMGER; encoded by the coding sequence ATGAAGCTGGCCAAGGTCGAGACGCGGGAAGAGGCCAAACGGGGCCGGCTGCTGATCTGGAGCTGCACGCTAGCGCTGGCTTGTGTCATCGCCTGGGCTTCGTGGGCCGAGCTGGACCAGGTCACGCGCGCCAACGGCCAGGTGATCGCCAGTTCGCGCAACCAGATCATCCAGGTGGCCGATGGCGGCGTGCTGGCCGAGCTGCGCGTGCATGAAGGCAGCGTGGTGAAAAAGGGCGAACTGCTGGCGCGCTTCGACCGCACGCGGGCCGAGACGAGCTACCTGGAAAGCACGGCCAAGGCGGCCGGGCTGAAGGCGGCCGTGGCGCGACTGCAGGCGGAAGTGTTTGGCGGCGCGCCGAAGTTCCCGTCCGAATTGCAGGCGTTCCCGGAATTTCGCGCCAACCAGCTGGCCCTGTTCAGCAAGCGCCAGGGCGCCGTGCAAGCGGAAGTGAGCTCGCTGGAAAGCGCCATGAAGCTGATCAAGGAAGAGCTGGAAATGAATTTGCCGCTGCTGGAAACGGGGGATGTCAGCCGCGCCGAGGTGCTGAAACTGCGGCGCCAGGTGGTCGACATCCAGGCACAGATCACCAACCGGCGCAACAAATACCTGCAAGACAGCCAGACGGACCTGGTGAAAGCCCAGGAAGACCTGGCCGGCGTGCTGCAGACGGTGACGCAGCGCAAGGAGCAGCTTGGCTCGACGGACATTTACGCGCCCACCGACGGCATCGTGCGCAATGTGCGTCTCACCACCCTGGGCGGCGTGGCCAAGCCGGGCGAGGAAATCCTGCAGATCGTGCCCACGGACGATGACCTGATCATCGAGGCAAAAGTCAAACCGGCCGACATCGCCTTCATCAAGCCCGGCCTGCCCACGGCCGTGAAACTCGACGCCTATGACTACGGCATCTACGGGCGTTTGCGCGGCACCGTCAGCTACATCAGCGCGGACACTTTAAATGAAGACAACAAGGGCAACGAGCAGCCGTACTACCGCGTGCAGATCAAGACCAGCGGGCGCAATCTGATGGGCAAGAATGGCGAGCCGATCTTGATCCAGCCCGGCATGACGGCCACCGTGGAAATCAACACGGGACGCAAAACGGTCTTGCGCTACCTGACGAAACCGATCACCAAGACGTTTTCAGAGTCGATGGGGGAGCGCTGA
- a CDS encoding TolC family protein, translating to MSLLPRIAALLASVAMASASSFAGAQGATAWSFDQVLQQALQSHPAVQGKRSAQAAARAELDGAQWQRFPSLSAEVPTGSQETGGVVRIEQPLWSGGRIDAGIDAAGSRVDAAGAAIEEERLTLSLRVIAAYTEALRQTARVRSAEAGLAEHQRLLDMIKRRVVQSVSSQTDQRLAESRAYQAANDVSNARQALENALAQLSQLAGKPVRLVSATGIGVGEPLPDASLERVMRQAIDYSPTLHRLDFEAQAADSEITLQRSAYMPKVVLRMEKPTGGINADNRTRAMLVLQAQPGAGLSAKAGVDAAVARREGARAAHDVAEREVRERFTLDWNEAEASRQRLGNAGEASTTSTQVFESYARQYVIGRKSWNDVLNAVREATQAQFSLEDTRAQAIAASLRLAAQTGTLAGRTAPSGLARPN from the coding sequence TTGTCCTTACTGCCACGCATCGCGGCCTTGCTGGCGTCCGTGGCCATGGCATCGGCATCCTCTTTCGCCGGCGCCCAGGGCGCCACCGCCTGGAGCTTCGACCAGGTCTTGCAGCAGGCGCTGCAAAGCCATCCCGCCGTCCAGGGCAAGCGTTCGGCGCAGGCAGCCGCGCGCGCCGAACTCGATGGCGCGCAATGGCAGCGCTTTCCCAGCCTGTCGGCCGAAGTGCCCACCGGTTCGCAGGAAACGGGCGGCGTGGTGCGCATCGAGCAGCCGCTGTGGAGCGGCGGACGCATCGACGCCGGCATCGATGCCGCCGGCAGCCGGGTCGACGCGGCCGGCGCCGCCATCGAGGAAGAACGCCTGACCCTTTCCCTGCGCGTGATCGCAGCCTACACGGAAGCGCTGCGCCAGACGGCGCGCGTGCGCTCGGCGGAGGCGGGCCTGGCCGAGCACCAGCGCCTGCTGGACATGATCAAGCGCCGCGTGGTGCAGTCGGTCAGTTCGCAGACGGACCAGCGCCTGGCCGAGTCGCGCGCCTACCAGGCTGCCAACGACGTGTCGAATGCGCGCCAGGCGCTGGAAAACGCGCTGGCGCAGCTGTCGCAACTGGCCGGCAAACCCGTGCGCCTCGTCAGCGCCACGGGCATCGGCGTGGGCGAACCGCTGCCCGACGCCAGCCTGGAACGGGTCATGCGCCAGGCCATCGACTACTCCCCCACCCTGCACCGCCTCGATTTCGAGGCGCAGGCAGCCGATTCCGAGATCACCCTGCAGCGCTCGGCCTACATGCCGAAAGTCGTGCTGCGCATGGAAAAACCGACAGGCGGCATCAATGCCGACAACCGTACGCGCGCCATGCTGGTGCTGCAGGCGCAGCCGGGCGCCGGCCTGTCGGCCAAGGCTGGCGTGGATGCCGCCGTGGCCCGGCGCGAAGGCGCGCGCGCCGCGCACGACGTGGCCGAACGCGAGGTGCGCGAACGATTCACGCTGGACTGGAACGAGGCCGAAGCGAGCCGCCAGCGCCTGGGCAACGCGGGCGAGGCCAGCACCACCTCGACGCAGGTATTCGAATCGTATGCGCGCCAGTACGTGATCGGCCGCAAGAGCTGGAACGACGTGCTCAACGCCGTGCGCGAAGCGACCCAGGCGCAGTTTTCGCTGGAAGACACGCGCGCGCAGGCCATTGCCGCCAGCCTGCGCCTGGCAGCACAAACGGGCACCCTGGCCGGGCGCACGGCGCCATCAGGCCTGGCGCGCCCGAATTGA
- a CDS encoding ATP-binding cassette domain-containing protein, producing the protein MVLTTFWQAAGLEGAARPLHEPTPGELPFAVYSASTGWGLLQSRGADGAWRGEGVDGRTLQLASLAGLACVALPRRSEKSGARPGALGLVRNALWLKKSVFVDAVLATALVTLLTMATSLFSMQVYDRVIPNQSFSTLWVLVVGVALSIGLEFILKQVRSRIVDHSCNDVDHELSEWFFQRMLGIRMEVRPASVGTLAAQVKGFEMVRGVLTSTSLFVLTDVPFALIFLAMITIIGGWLVVVPLVALPLALVCGLMFQRAIENHTRKNLNASNRKAGLLVEAVDGVETLKGSSAEWMMQARWAELVAESSHAEQNIRDYAALSQNITAAFQQLTNVALISMGAWFVAENQMTMGALMACTIISNRALMPIVQLPAVMVQWAHARASIDGLEQVISLPNEADNAQFALTPRSLDTGLRFERIRFTYGGAQKVALEAESLAIRPGERVGLVGAIGSGKSTLLKLASGLYQPAEGKAYLGDVDMALLAPAVVREMVGYLPQETRLFSGTLRDNLLLGLADPGEEAILAAARRTGLIELILGQPRGLALGITEGGRGVSGGQRQLIAVTRLLLAKPRIWLLDEPTGAMDAKTEARIVGLLGELAAEGVTMVATTHKNALLPLLDRLVVLQAGRVLLDGPRDFVLAKLSGKPQAVPSPATAPVAQGAVA; encoded by the coding sequence ATGGTCCTGACCACCTTCTGGCAGGCGGCCGGGCTGGAAGGCGCGGCGCGCCCGCTGCACGAGCCGACGCCGGGTGAGCTGCCGTTCGCCGTCTATAGCGCCAGCACGGGCTGGGGCTTGCTGCAGTCGCGCGGCGCCGACGGCGCCTGGCGCGGCGAAGGCGTCGATGGGCGCACCTTGCAACTGGCCTCGCTGGCCGGCCTGGCTTGCGTGGCCCTGCCGCGCCGCAGCGAAAAAAGCGGCGCCCGCCCCGGCGCCTTGGGCCTGGTGCGCAACGCCCTGTGGCTGAAGAAAAGCGTGTTTGTCGACGCCGTGCTGGCCACCGCGCTGGTGACCCTGCTGACCATGGCCACCTCGCTGTTCTCCATGCAGGTGTACGACCGCGTGATCCCGAACCAGAGCTTCAGCACCTTGTGGGTGCTGGTGGTGGGCGTGGCCCTGTCGATCGGCCTGGAATTCATCCTCAAGCAAGTGCGCAGCCGCATCGTCGACCACTCGTGCAATGACGTCGACCATGAATTATCCGAGTGGTTTTTCCAGCGCATGCTCGGCATCCGCATGGAGGTCCGCCCCGCTTCCGTCGGCACCCTGGCGGCGCAAGTGAAGGGCTTTGAAATGGTGCGCGGCGTGCTCACGTCGACGTCGCTGTTCGTGCTGACGGACGTGCCCTTCGCCCTGATTTTTCTCGCCATGATCACCATCATCGGCGGTTGGCTGGTGGTCGTGCCGCTGGTGGCCCTGCCACTGGCCCTCGTGTGCGGCCTGATGTTCCAGCGCGCCATCGAGAATCACACGCGCAAGAATCTCAACGCCAGCAACCGCAAGGCCGGCTTGCTGGTGGAAGCCGTCGATGGCGTCGAAACGCTCAAGGGCAGCAGCGCCGAATGGATGATGCAGGCGCGCTGGGCCGAACTGGTGGCCGAGAGCAGCCACGCGGAGCAGAATATCCGCGACTATGCGGCCCTGTCGCAAAACATCACGGCCGCCTTCCAGCAACTGACCAACGTGGCGCTGATCTCCATGGGTGCGTGGTTCGTGGCGGAAAACCAGATGACCATGGGCGCCCTGATGGCTTGCACCATCATCAGCAACCGCGCCCTGATGCCCATCGTGCAGCTGCCCGCCGTGATGGTGCAGTGGGCGCATGCGCGCGCCTCGATCGACGGCCTGGAACAGGTCATCAGCCTGCCCAACGAAGCGGACAACGCGCAGTTCGCGCTGACGCCGCGCAGCCTCGATACGGGACTGCGCTTCGAACGCATCCGCTTTACGTATGGCGGCGCGCAAAAGGTGGCGCTGGAAGCGGAAAGCCTGGCCATCCGCCCCGGCGAAAGAGTCGGCCTGGTGGGCGCCATCGGTTCGGGCAAGAGCACTCTGCTGAAACTGGCCTCGGGCCTGTACCAGCCGGCCGAGGGGAAAGCCTACCTGGGCGACGTCGACATGGCCCTGCTGGCGCCGGCCGTGGTGCGCGAAATGGTCGGCTACCTGCCGCAGGAAACGCGCCTCTTCAGCGGCACCCTGCGCGACAACCTGTTATTGGGACTGGCCGACCCGGGCGAGGAAGCGATCCTGGCGGCGGCCAGGCGCACGGGCCTGATCGAGCTGATACTGGGCCAGCCACGCGGACTGGCGCTGGGCATCACCGAAGGCGGACGCGGCGTGTCGGGCGGCCAGCGGCAATTGATCGCCGTCACGCGCCTGCTGCTGGCCAAGCCGCGCATCTGGCTGCTCGATGAACCGACGGGCGCCATGGATGCGAAAACGGAAGCGCGCATCGTGGGGCTATTGGGCGAACTGGCGGCCGAAGGCGTGACCATGGTCGCCACCACGCACAAGAACGCCCTCTTGCCGCTGCTCGACCGCCTGGTGGTGCTGCAGGCGGGACGGGTGCTGCTCGACGGCCCGCGCGACTTTGTCCTGGCCAAGCTGTCGGGCAAGCCGCAGGCCGTACCCAGTCCCGCAACTGCGCCGGTGGCGCAAGGAGCCGTCGCATGA
- a CDS encoding GntR family transcriptional regulator, translated as MSTEWNDNSPIYRQLKARVVGMMLDGVLQSGDALPSVRQVAADYQLNPITVSRAYQELVDDALVEKRRGLGMYVLEGARDKLLASERERFLREEWPALLEHITRLGLDLEQLLQASRNGGAHGENA; from the coding sequence ATGAGCACGGAATGGAACGACAATAGCCCCATCTACCGCCAGCTCAAGGCCAGGGTGGTGGGCATGATGCTCGATGGCGTGCTGCAGTCTGGCGACGCCTTGCCTTCGGTGCGCCAGGTGGCGGCCGATTATCAATTGAATCCCATCACGGTTTCGCGCGCCTATCAGGAACTGGTCGACGATGCCCTGGTGGAAAAACGCAGAGGACTCGGTATGTACGTCTTGGAAGGCGCCCGCGACAAATTGCTGGCCAGTGAACGCGAGCGCTTCCTGCGCGAAGAATGGCCGGCCTTGCTGGAACACATCACCCGCCTGGGCTTGGACCTCGAGCAACTACTGCAAGCGAGCCGCAACGGCGGCGCACACGGAGAGAACGCATGA
- a CDS encoding ABC transporter ATP-binding protein: MNALNKDSVISARGLRKQYGKQVAIADISFDIAPGRIVGLIGPNGSGKTTTLKAILGLTGFEGELSVLGRDPRVQRDALMEDVCFIADVAILPGWLRVADAIDFVAGVHTRFDRSKAERYLAHTKLSPKMKVKAMSKGMVVQLHLALVMAIDAKLLVLDEPTLGLDILYRKQFYQNLLEDYFDENKTIVITTHQIEEVEHILSDLMFIRDGKIVLASSMEEVGERYSEVMVGPQHVNPARALQPISERSVFGKSVMLFDGVARTQLAALGEVRTPSLADLFVATMKGSYQ, encoded by the coding sequence ATGAATGCATTGAACAAGGACAGCGTCATCAGCGCGCGCGGCCTGCGCAAGCAATATGGCAAGCAGGTGGCCATTGCCGACATCAGCTTCGATATCGCGCCGGGGCGCATCGTTGGCTTGATCGGGCCTAACGGTTCCGGCAAGACCACTACCCTGAAAGCCATCCTGGGCCTGACGGGCTTCGAGGGCGAGCTGTCGGTGCTGGGCCGCGATCCCCGCGTGCAGCGCGACGCGCTGATGGAAGACGTGTGCTTCATCGCCGACGTGGCCATCCTGCCGGGCTGGCTGCGCGTGGCCGACGCCATCGATTTCGTTGCCGGCGTGCATACACGTTTCGACCGCAGCAAGGCCGAACGCTACCTGGCCCACACCAAACTGTCGCCGAAGATGAAGGTCAAGGCCATGTCGAAAGGCATGGTGGTGCAGCTGCACCTGGCACTGGTGATGGCCATCGACGCCAAGCTGCTGGTGCTCGACGAGCCGACCCTGGGCCTGGACATTCTGTACCGCAAGCAGTTCTACCAGAACCTGCTGGAAGACTATTTCGATGAAAACAAGACCATCGTCATCACCACGCACCAGATCGAGGAAGTGGAACACATCCTCAGCGACCTGATGTTCATCCGTGACGGCAAGATCGTGCTGGCCTCGAGCATGGAAGAGGTGGGCGAGCGCTATAGCGAGGTGATGGTGGGCCCGCAGCACGTCAATCCGGCGCGCGCCCTGCAGCCGATCAGCGAACGCAGCGTGTTCGGCAAGTCGGTGATGCTGTTCGATGGCGTCGCCCGCACCCAACTGGCCGCCCTGGGCGAAGTACGCACGCCCAGCCTGGCTGACCTGTTTGTCGCGACCATGAAAGGATCGTACCAATGA
- a CDS encoding DUF72 domain-containing protein, with protein sequence MHTVYIGTAGWSLSSAAASHFPRDGSHLQRYAQVLDCVEINSSFYRPHQPVTYARWAASVPEHFRFSVKLPRSITHERRLRDYAAELDRFAGEVLQLGTKLGCVLVQLPPSLRFDVDVAAAFFHALRQRFGGMLACEARHPSWFEAGATELLTLQRITRVRADPPAGQPGPHVPTTSVAYLRLHGSPKIYYSDYPADYLAALAAELRTPAHAGSWCIFDNTAAGAALFNALDLHAQISA encoded by the coding sequence ATGCATACTGTTTACATCGGCACGGCCGGCTGGAGCCTTTCCAGCGCCGCCGCCAGCCACTTCCCCCGCGATGGCAGCCACCTGCAGCGCTATGCTCAGGTGCTTGACTGCGTGGAAATCAACAGCTCCTTCTACCGCCCGCACCAGCCCGTCACTTACGCGCGCTGGGCTGCCAGCGTGCCTGAGCACTTCCGCTTCAGCGTGAAATTGCCACGCAGCATCACGCACGAACGGCGTTTGCGCGACTATGCGGCCGAACTGGATCGCTTTGCGGGGGAAGTCTTGCAACTGGGCACAAAACTGGGCTGCGTGCTGGTGCAGCTACCGCCCAGCCTGCGTTTCGATGTGGACGTGGCCGCCGCATTTTTCCATGCGCTGCGCCAACGCTTCGGCGGCATGCTCGCTTGCGAAGCGCGCCACCCCAGCTGGTTCGAGGCAGGCGCGACCGAGCTGTTAACGCTGCAGCGCATCACGCGCGTGCGCGCCGATCCGCCTGCGGGACAGCCGGGCCCGCACGTGCCGACGACGAGCGTGGCCTACCTGCGCTTGCACGGCAGCCCGAAAATATACTATTCGGACTATCCGGCAGATTACCTCGCGGCGCTGGCCGCCGAATTGCGCACACCAGCGCACGCGGGCAGCTGGTGCATCTTCGACAACACGGCGGCCGGGGCCGCCCTGTTCAATGCGCTGGACTTACACGCACAGATCAGCGCCTAG